A genomic window from Coriobacteriia bacterium includes:
- the trxA gene encoding thioredoxin produces the protein MAELKQITDATFPTEVEGSKGVFVLDFWAPWCGPCRMMEPILKEVAGENTAITVGQLNVDENPKTAMLFEVMSIPTFIIFKDGKLAKRITGAMQKASFVNEINAVK, from the coding sequence ATGGCTGAACTCAAGCAAATCACCGACGCGACATTTCCCACCGAGGTCGAAGGCAGCAAGGGTGTGTTCGTACTCGACTTTTGGGCACCGTGGTGCGGACCTTGTCGCATGATGGAGCCGATTCTCAAAGAAGTCGCCGGCGAGAACACCGCGATTACCGTCGGTCAGCTCAACGTCGACGAAAACCCGAAAACGGCGATGCTATTTGAAGTTATGTCCATTCCGACATTCATCATCTTCAAGGATGGCAAACTCGCCAAGCGCATAACCGGTGCCATGCAAAAAGCAAGTTTCGTCAACGAAATCAACGCTGTCAAGTAG